The following proteins are encoded in a genomic region of Sesamum indicum cultivar Zhongzhi No. 13 linkage group LG8, S_indicum_v1.0, whole genome shotgun sequence:
- the LOC105167686 gene encoding paired amphipathic helix protein Sin3-like 2: MKRLRDDVYVNPQFKRPFGPSSRVESYGLPNPPVGGGGAGGGGSLNGGVGGSGSGTGVAAGGAKKLTTNDALSYLKEVKDMFQDQREKYDRFLDVMKDFKAQRIDTAGVIARVKELFKGHPNLILGFNTFLPKGYEITLTDEEEAPPKRTVEFEEAISFVNKIKKRFEHDDHVYKSFLDILNMYRKEHKGITEVYQEVAALFDDQPDLLDEFTRFLPDTSATVSGPHASIGRHSFHRYDEKSSVMPMMRQSHMDKQRLRRDRTMGPNGERDLSVERHDVDDDKTVVKLHKEQKKHIEKENRDKRNRDQDDRDPDTENNGEFSMHRLSDKRKSARKVEDFGGNLNLASCDDKDASKSTYSHEFSFCEKVKERLRSADDYQAFLKCLHIYSTEIITRKELQSLVGDLLGKYPDLMDGFNEFLERCERIDGFLAGVMGKKTLWNEGNSSKALRIEDKEKEQKREVEXXXXXXLKYWGKSIQELDLSNCQRCSPSYRLLPEDYPITTASQRSELGAEVLNDHWVSVTSGSEDYSFKHMRRNQYEESLFRCEDDRFELDMLLESVGSTAKRAEELLNSINNNSIGSDSPIRVEDHFTALNLRCIERLYGDHGLDVMDILRKNPSVALPVILTRLKQKQEEWTKCRSDFNKVWAEIYSKNHYKSLDHRSFYFKQQDSKNLSTKSLVAEIKEIKEKRQREDDVLLSISAGSRHSIIPDIEFEYSDSEIHEDVYKIIKYSCEEVCSTKEQLNKVLRFWTTFLEPMLGVNSRPCGSEASEDNGASKDRMGTTTKKSIVENEGGVNADATATGLKHPKSNCNGDSTASPERVNFSTIGFTNADASAKGLTVAPGERSTSSVIAVTSGSDSNHVQGRGANSSRTNNGHIEESIGAKPVTDDRLSSEVAETLILNQLTNGEVAEGSRLAGCKDDSIDPCKNEKEEGELSPNGDFEDNFDAYQDGSSQALSKKNRGSHEEVRPDAAGENDVDADDEDSENGSEAGEDVSGSESAADECSREEHEEEEDGEHDLDGKAESEGEAENTSETHIGVDGAXXXXLALSKHVASLSVHDEKKDQGVFYGNDTFYVLFRLHQTLYERILSAKVNSVSGESKWRTTKDPSSDSYARFMRALFSLLDGSSDNAKFEDDCRSLIGNQSYVLFTLDKLIYKLVKQLQTVSSDEVDYKLLQLYEYESSRRPEKYVDSVYYENVHVLLHDENIYRLECTSSPTRLSIQLMDDANEKSEVVAVSVDPNFASYLHNDYLSVVHGKKESSAIMLKRNMRKYTNLDESTALCMATEKVLIMNGLECKMSATSFKISYVLDTEDCFIRLGRRRENRLPGRPSRRVQRFHQFLAASL; encoded by the exons ATGAAGCGTTTGCGAGATGATGTGTATGTGAACCCTCAATTTAAGAGGCCATTTGGCCCTTCTTCTCGTGTGGAATC GTATGGCCTGCCAAATCCTCCTGTAGGCGGCGGAGGTGCGGGAGGAGGTGGCAGTTTAAATGGTGGTGTTGGAGGTAGTGGCAGCGGTACAGGTGTTGCAGCTGGTGGTGCTAAAAAACTCACCACTAATGATGCATTGAGTTATTTGAAAGAAGTTAAGGACATGTTCCAGGATCAAAGGGAAAAATATGATAGGTTCCTTGATGTCATGAAAGATTTCAAGGCTCAAAG AATTGATACCGCTGGTGTCATAGCTAGGGTAAAAGAGTTGTTTAAAGGGCACCCGAATCTGATACTTGGGTTTAACACATTCCTGCCTAAGGGATATGAAATTACCCTCACTGATGAGGAAGAGGCTCCACCAAAAAGGACAGTTGAGTTTGAAGAGGCTATTAGTTTTGTCAACAAGATAAAG AAACGTTTTGAACATGATGATCATGTTTACAAATCTTTCCTGGACATTCTGAATATGTATAGGAAGGAGCACAAGGGTATAACGGAGGTCTACCAAGAG GTTGCAGCACTTTTTGATGACCAGCCAGATCTTCTTGATGAGTTCACTAGATTTCTTCCAGATACTTCAGCCACGGTGTCAGGTCCTCATGCTTCTATTGGTCGTCATTCTTTTCATCGTTATGATGAGAAGAGCTCTGTGATGCCCATGATGCGGCAATCTCATATGGATAAG CAACGGTTACGGAGGGACAGGACAATGGGCCCCAACGGAGAACGAGATCTTAGTGTTGAGCGCCATGATGTGGATGATGATAAAACAGTTGTGAAGTTGCACAAGGAACAGAAGAAGCAcattgaaaaggaaaacaggGATAAGAGAAATCGTGATCAGGATGACAGAGATCCTGACACTGAGAACAATGGGGAGTTCAGCATGCATAGGCTTTCCGACAAAAGGAAATCTGCTCGGAAAGTTGAAGACTTTGGCGGTAACTTGAATTTGGCCTCCTGTGATGATAAAGATGCATCGAAAA GTACGTATAGTCACGAGTTCTCTTTCTGTGAAAAAGTTAAAGAGAGGTTGCGCAGTGCAGATGATTATCAGGCATTCTTAAAATGCCTTCACATTTACAGTACAGAAATCATTACAAGAAAGGAATTACAGAGTTTG GTTGGTGATTTACTTGGAAAATATCCGGATCTTATGGATGGCttcaatgaatttttggaGCGCTGCGAGCGAATTG ATGGCTTTCTGGCTGGTGTGATGGGCAAAA AAACATTATGGAATGAAGGGAATTCTTCGAAAGCTTTGAGAATAGAagacaaggaaaaagaacaaaagcgTGAAGTAGAACNNNNNNNNNNNNNNNACTTGAAATATTGGGGAAAGTCCATTCAAGAACTTGACCTTTCAAATTGTCAACGTTGCTCTCCCAGTTATCGGCTTCTTCCAGAAGAT TATCCTATAACTACAGCTAGCCAGAGGTCAGAGCTTGGCGCCGAAGTCCTGAACGATCATTGGGTTTCCGTGACTTCTGGTAGTGAGGATTACTCCTTTAAACACATGCGGAGAAACCAGTATGAAGAAAGCCTGTTCAGATGTGAAGATGATAG atttgaGCTGGACATGTTGTTGGAGTCTGTCGGTTCCACTGCCAAGCGAGCTGAGGAACTCTTGAAcagtattaataataattcaattggtTCGGATAGTCCTATACGAGTCGAGGACCACTTCACAG CTCTGAATTTAAGATGCATTGAACGCCTATATGGCGACCATGGTCTTGATGTGATGGACATTTTGCGTAAAAATCCATCGGTTGCATTGCCTGTTATCCTAACCCGCCTTAAGCAGAAGCAGGAGGAATGGACTAAGTGTCGTTCAGATTTTAACAAAGTTTGGGCTGAAATATATTCGAAGAACCATTACAAGTCTCTTGACCATCGGAGCTTCTATTTCAAGCAACAAGATTCAAAGAACTTGAGCACAAAAT CCTTAGTGGCAGAGATCAAAGAAATCAAGGAGAAAAGGCAGAGAGAGGATGATGTCCTTCTTAGTATTTCCGCTGGAAGTAGACACTCTATTATTCCAGacattgaatttgaatattctGATAGTGAAATTCATGAAGATGTTTATAAGATTATTAAGTACTCATGCGAAGAGGTCTGCTCGACAAAAGAACAATTGAACAAAGTTTTGAGGTTTTGGACAACTTTTCTTGAGCCGATGCTGGGTGTTAACTCCCGGCCGTGTGGTTCTGAGGCTAGTGAAGATAATGGTGCTTCTAAAGATCGAATGGGGACAACCACCAAGAAAAGCATAGTGGAAAATGAAGGTGGTGTGAATGCTGATGCTACTGCTACGGGCTTGAAGCACCCGAAGTCTAACTGCAATGGTGATTCAACTGCCTCACCTGAAAGAGTGAATTTCAGCACTATCGGCTTCACGAACGCGGATGCTTCAGCTAAAGGTCTTACTGTGGCTCCTGGTGAAAGATCAACCAGCTCCGTCATAGCTGTTACTTCGGGATCAGATTCTAATCATG TTCAAGGTCGTGGTGCAAACTCCTCACGAACGAATAATGGTCATATTGAGGAAAGCATTGGAGCCAAACCTGTTACAGACGATAGACTCTCCTCAGAG GTTGCAGAGACATTGATATTGAATCAATTAACAAATGGAGAGGTTGCAGAAGGTTCTCGACTTGCTGGATGCAAGGATGATTCTATTGATCCTTGTAAGAATGAGAAGGAAGAGGGTGAGCTGTCCCCTAATGGTGATTTTGAAGACAACTTTGATGCCTATCAGGATGGCAGTTCACAAGCCTTGTCTAAGAAAAATCGTGGCAGTCATGAAGAGGTTCGTCCAGATGCTGCAGGTGAAAATGATGTAGATGCTGATGATGAGGACAGTGAAAATGGTTCTGAGGCTGGAGAAGATGTTTCAGGCAGTGAATCTGCAGCAGATGAGTGTTCCCGGGAAGAGCACgaggaagaagaggatggAGAGCATGACCTTGATGGTAAAGCTGAGAGTGAAGGTGAGGCAGAAAATACTAGTGAAACGCATATCGGAGTAGATGGTGCATNNNNNNNNNNACTTGCTCTCTCAAAGCATGTGGCTTCTCTGTCTGTACATGATGAGAAAAAGGATCAAGGGGTCTTTTATGGAAATGACACCTTTTATGTCCTTTTTAGGCTGCATCAG ACGCTGTATGAGAGAATATTATCAGCAAAGGTGAATTCAGTATCTGGTGAATCAAAATGGAGAACAACAAAGGACCCAAGTTCCGATTCCTACGCCAG GTTCATGAGAGCACTTTTTAGTTTACTTGATGGATCTTCTGATAATGCAAAATTTGAAGATGATTGTCGGTCGCTGATTGGGAACCAGTCCTATGTGTTGTTTACTTTGGATAAGCTGATATATAAGCTGGTCAAACAg CTCCAAACGGTTTCAAGCGATGAAGTGGACTATAAGCTTCTTCAATTGTATGAATATGAGAGTTCCAGAAGGCCGGAGAAGTATGTTGATTCAGTTTATTACGAAAATGTCCATGTCCTTCTGCATGATGAGAACATATACCGGCTTGAATGT ACATCTTCTCCCACCCGCTTGTCTATCCAATTAATGGACGATGCCAATGAGAAGTCTGAAGTTGTTGCAGTTTCAGTTGATCCTAATTTTGCATCGTATCTCCACAATGATTATCTTTCAGTTGTTCATGGAAAAAAGGAGTCGTCAGCAATAATGCTCAAAAG GAACATGCGGAAGTACACTAATCTTGATGAATCTACTGCACTATGTATGGCTACAGAAAAAGTTCTGATAATGAATGGGTTGGAGTGCAAGATGTCTGCCACCTCATTCAAG